Proteins from one Desulfonema limicola genomic window:
- a CDS encoding response regulator has translation MKILIVEDDFISRRIIKDILSPYGDCDIVVDGMEAVQAFKLAYEANEPYSLICMDIMMPNLDGHEALQQIRDIEKNSGIKGSAEVKVIMITALDDPKTVFKAYYKGGATSYIVKPIEKNKLIQEIRGLGLIS, from the coding sequence ATGAAAATATTGATAGTAGAGGATGATTTCATTTCAAGACGCATAATTAAAGATATTCTCTCCCCTTATGGAGACTGTGATATTGTTGTTGACGGCATGGAGGCTGTACAGGCATTTAAACTGGCATATGAAGCAAATGAGCCTTATAGTCTGATCTGCATGGATATTATGATGCCCAATCTTGACGGCCATGAAGCCTTGCAGCAGATCAGGGATATTGAAAAAAATTCAGGAATCAAAGGCTCTGCTGAAGTAAAAGTAATAATGATTACTGCTTTAGATGATCCTAAAACGGTTTTTAAAGCATATTACAAAGGCGGGGCTACATCATATATTGTAAAACCCATTGAAAAAAACAAATTAATTCAGGAAATAAGGGGGCTTGGCCTGATTAGTTAA
- a CDS encoding STAS domain-containing protein yields the protein MRISKEEKNGCAYVKVEGEFSIYEASTLRNEFLECFNNYNGLILDLSNVTECDTAGIQLLCSARLTAENEGKIFSVDKMAESVVNALISGGLAPEKIKYRKEEV from the coding sequence ATGAGAATTTCAAAGGAAGAAAAAAACGGATGTGCTTATGTAAAAGTTGAAGGAGAGTTTTCCATATATGAGGCATCAACACTTCGTAATGAATTTCTGGAATGTTTTAATAATTATAACGGCCTGATACTTGATTTGAGCAATGTAACAGAATGCGATACTGCAGGGATTCAGCTTTTATGCTCTGCCAGGCTGACTGCTGAAAATGAAGGAAAAATATTTTCTGTTGATAAAATGGCAGAATCTGTTGTCAATGCCTTAATTTCAGGAGGTCTGGCTCCTGAAAAGATCAAATATCGGAAAGAGGAGGTATAA
- a CDS encoding response regulator, whose translation MAKTIMTADDSASVRQMVSFTLKQAGYQVVEAVDGQEAFDKLQNNSVNMLVTDLNMPNMDGIELIKKVRGESKYRFMPIIMLTTESQAAKKQEGKAAGATGWIVKPFKPEQLLAVIKKVLG comes from the coding sequence ATGGCTAAAACCATTATGACAGCAGATGATTCTGCAAGTGTAAGACAGATGGTCAGTTTTACACTAAAACAGGCAGGATACCAGGTTGTTGAAGCTGTTGACGGACAGGAAGCTTTTGATAAACTTCAAAACAACAGTGTAAATATGCTGGTAACTGACCTGAACATGCCTAACATGGATGGAATAGAGCTTATTAAAAAGGTTCGGGGAGAATCAAAATATAGATTTATGCCTATTATAATGCTGACTACAGAATCCCAGGCAGCAAAAAAACAGGAAGGAAAAGCAGCCGGGGCAACAGGATGGATAGTAAAACCTTTTAAGCCGGAACAGCTTTTAGCTGTTATAAAAAAGGTGCTGGGCTAA
- a CDS encoding chemotaxis protein CheA codes for MDNFRSTYKEETEELLADLESALLELSEDKENMELVSRIFRAMHTIKGSGAMFGFDEIVAFTHDVETVLDLVRDKIIPVNKNLVDLTLAACDQIRQMIEKKPEDNETDNVSEITRSFKKLIPDKNVSDEKTETADNDDLESISEPKTYRIRFRPGPDIFQYGTRPILLLEEIRQMGDCRIIGHTHAIPDLKKLNPESCYIHWNIILTTSKDIDTITDVFVFVEDMSQLNIEIIEESDLLNDDGEYKKVGDILIDRGDITPDDLRDALNSQKRIGEMLVEYQRLDPDIIESALAEQNHMRNLVKKRKDIVSASSIRVASEKLDLLVDLVGEMVTVQASLTQKALNMDDPELLTIAEDVERLTAELRDNTISIRMLPVGTTFAKFKRLVYDLSQELGKEVVLTTRGGETELDKTVIERLNDPMVHIIRNSIGHGIELPDVRKSLGKPAKGNIHLCAEHSGANVLIKISDDGAGLDLDAIRKQAVKNKIIKPDTNISENELYSLIFLPGFSTASSIDEVSGRGVGMDVVKQGIENLRGSIDISSRQGTGTTITLKLPLTLAIIDGLMVELDKTCYVIPLAAVEECLELTSNIVVNGHGRNIASVRGEIVPYIYLRELFKLESTPPETEQIVIVRLNNNRVGFVVENIIGEHQTVIKTLGKIYKNAKVFSGSTILADGTVAVILDPYKLVEIAESEELLERNQYVSWLSY; via the coding sequence ATGGATAATTTCAGAAGTACCTATAAGGAAGAAACTGAAGAGCTTCTTGCTGATCTTGAGTCTGCACTCCTTGAATTGTCTGAAGATAAAGAGAATATGGAACTTGTAAGCAGGATATTCAGAGCAATGCACACAATAAAAGGCTCAGGTGCAATGTTTGGGTTTGACGAAATTGTGGCTTTTACCCATGATGTTGAAACAGTCCTGGACCTGGTTCGTGATAAAATAATTCCTGTTAATAAAAATCTTGTGGATTTGACCCTTGCAGCCTGCGATCAAATAAGGCAGATGATTGAAAAAAAACCTGAAGACAATGAAACAGATAATGTAAGCGAAATTACAAGATCTTTTAAAAAATTGATTCCTGATAAAAATGTATCTGATGAAAAAACTGAAACTGCAGATAATGATGATCTTGAATCAATATCAGAACCCAAAACTTACAGAATCCGGTTTCGTCCAGGCCCCGACATATTCCAGTATGGAACACGTCCTATTTTGCTGCTTGAGGAGATCCGCCAGATGGGAGACTGCCGGATTATAGGCCATACCCATGCAATACCGGATTTAAAAAAACTTAACCCTGAATCATGCTATATTCACTGGAATATTATCCTGACCACATCAAAAGATATTGACACAATCACTGATGTATTTGTTTTTGTTGAAGATATGAGCCAGTTAAATATAGAAATCATTGAAGAATCCGATCTTTTAAATGATGATGGTGAATATAAAAAGGTAGGAGATATTCTCATTGACCGGGGGGATATCACGCCTGATGATCTCAGGGATGCCCTTAATTCCCAGAAAAGAATCGGCGAGATGCTTGTTGAGTATCAAAGGCTTGATCCTGATATCATAGAATCTGCCCTTGCTGAACAAAATCATATGAGAAACCTGGTAAAAAAGAGAAAAGATATTGTTTCAGCTTCCAGCATACGCGTAGCATCTGAAAAACTTGACCTCCTTGTTGACCTGGTTGGAGAAATGGTAACAGTTCAGGCCAGTCTGACCCAGAAAGCCCTGAATATGGATGATCCTGAACTGCTTACCATTGCAGAAGATGTTGAACGCCTTACAGCCGAACTTCGCGATAACACAATAAGTATCCGAATGCTTCCTGTAGGTACAACATTTGCCAAGTTCAAACGGCTTGTTTATGATCTGTCTCAGGAACTTGGAAAAGAGGTAGTCCTGACAACCAGGGGAGGAGAAACAGAACTGGACAAGACTGTCATAGAGCGGTTAAATGATCCAATGGTTCATATCATAAGAAACTCCATAGGACATGGCATAGAGCTTCCAGATGTCAGAAAATCCCTGGGCAAGCCTGCAAAAGGCAATATTCATCTCTGCGCCGAACATTCAGGAGCCAATGTACTTATAAAAATCTCAGATGATGGTGCAGGGCTTGATCTTGATGCTATCCGTAAACAGGCAGTAAAAAATAAAATCATAAAACCTGATACAAATATAAGTGAAAATGAATTATATTCACTCATATTTTTGCCAGGATTCTCAACTGCATCATCAATTGACGAAGTTTCAGGACGGGGCGTAGGCATGGATGTTGTAAAACAAGGGATTGAAAATCTCAGGGGATCCATTGACATCAGCAGCAGGCAGGGAACAGGCACAACCATAACCCTTAAACTTCCCCTGACACTTGCAATTATTGATGGACTCATGGTTGAACTGGATAAAACCTGCTATGTAATACCCCTTGCAGCAGTTGAAGAATGTCTTGAACTGACTTCAAATATTGTAGTAAATGGTCATGGCAGAAATATTGCGAGTGTCCGGGGAGAGATTGTTCCATATATTTATCTTCGTGAATTATTCAAACTTGAAAGCACACCACCTGAAACCGAACAGATTGTTATAGTACGCCTAAATAATAACAGGGTAGGATTTGTTGTGGAAAACATTATTGGCGAACATCAGACAGTGATAAAAACCCTTGGGAAAATATACAAAAACGCAAAGGTTTTTTCAGGATCAACAATTTTAGCAGACGGTACTGTGGCAGTTATTCTTGATCCCTATAAACTTGTTGAAATAGCTGAATCTGAAGAACTGCTTGAGAGAAATCAATATGTCTCATGGTTATCATATTAA
- a CDS encoding chemotaxis protein CheW, with protein MNINETNETSVQYLTFMLENENFALEINKVREVLDYTTITRVPRMPDFLRGVINLRGNVVPVIDLRLKLDMSAIKKTVDTCIVIVEIMIDGQITQVGALADSVKEVINLDPASISPAPRIGTKLKNEFIKGMGQQDGRFLIILDIDRVLSEEELDLVKSSGDMEILKQKKGMENISEHIKPVKPVIDLDAPDNDFIGRDFTSLDEVVAE; from the coding sequence ATGAATATAAATGAAACAAATGAGACCTCTGTCCAGTATCTGACCTTTATGCTGGAAAATGAAAATTTTGCCCTGGAAATAAACAAGGTCAGGGAAGTGCTTGATTATACCACTATTACCAGGGTTCCCAGAATGCCTGACTTTCTCAGAGGAGTCATTAACCTGCGCGGCAATGTGGTACCAGTCATTGATCTTAGACTGAAACTTGACATGAGTGCTATTAAAAAAACAGTTGACACATGTATTGTAATTGTAGAAATAATGATAGATGGTCAGATAACACAGGTTGGAGCGCTTGCTGATTCTGTTAAAGAGGTTATAAACCTTGATCCTGCAAGTATATCACCTGCTCCAAGAATTGGAACAAAATTAAAAAATGAATTTATAAAAGGCATGGGCCAGCAGGATGGACGATTCCTTATTATTCTTGATATTGACCGGGTATTATCTGAAGAAGAGCTTGACCTTGTAAAAAGTTCAGGGGATATGGAAATCCTTAAACAAAAAAAAGGCATGGAAAACATATCAGAACATATCAAACCTGTTAAACCAGTAATTGACCTGGATGCACCTGACAATGATTTTATTGGCAGGGATTTTACAAGTCTTGACGAGGTTGTTGCAGAATGA
- a CDS encoding protein-glutamate methylesterase/protein-glutamine glutaminase, translated as MKKKIRVLIIDDSAIVRQTLKEILSSDPGIEVMGTAADPYIAANKINKEVPDVITLDVEMPRMDGITFLHKIMTQHPIPVVMCSSLTEKGCETTLKALEYGATDIILKPRMGAKKFLEESRITICDAVKAAVRAKVRPISRRPAKVEKKLTADAVLPPITQKSMVRTTERIVVAGASTGGTEALRLFLEAFPLDCPGIVIVQHMPENFTRAFAKRLNDICRIEVKEAENGDSVLRGRALIGPGNRHILLKRSGARYYVEVKDGPLVCRHRPSVDVLFRSAARYAGSNAVGVIMTGMGDDGARGMKEMRDAGAYNIAQNEATCVVFGMPNEAIKRDAVDKVLPLETISSAVIRACAR; from the coding sequence ATGAAAAAAAAGATCAGAGTTTTAATAATTGACGACTCTGCCATTGTCCGTCAGACACTCAAGGAAATCTTATCATCCGACCCTGGCATTGAAGTCATGGGAACTGCTGCAGATCCTTATATTGCTGCAAATAAAATCAATAAAGAAGTTCCTGATGTAATTACCCTTGATGTGGAAATGCCCAGAATGGACGGTATAACCTTTTTACACAAGATAATGACCCAGCATCCCATACCTGTTGTCATGTGTTCCAGTTTAACGGAAAAAGGCTGTGAAACCACACTCAAGGCCCTTGAATACGGCGCTACTGATATTATACTCAAACCCAGAATGGGGGCAAAAAAATTTTTGGAAGAATCAAGGATCACCATCTGCGATGCAGTTAAAGCAGCAGTAAGAGCAAAGGTAAGGCCTATTTCACGAAGACCTGCAAAGGTTGAAAAAAAACTGACTGCTGATGCAGTTCTTCCTCCTATAACACAAAAATCAATGGTTAGAACAACCGAGAGAATTGTGGTTGCAGGCGCATCCACAGGAGGTACAGAAGCATTGCGTTTATTTCTTGAAGCCTTTCCCTTAGACTGTCCAGGCATTGTAATTGTCCAGCACATGCCTGAGAATTTTACCAGGGCTTTTGCAAAAAGATTAAATGATATATGCCGTATTGAGGTAAAAGAAGCTGAAAACGGGGACAGTGTATTAAGAGGCAGGGCTTTAATAGGCCCTGGCAACCGCCATATCCTCCTCAAACGCAGCGGTGCAAGATATTATGTAGAAGTCAAGGACGGTCCCTTAGTCTGCCGGCACCGGCCTTCTGTTGATGTTTTATTTCGTTCTGCTGCAAGATATGCAGGAAGCAATGCGGTCGGAGTAATCATGACCGGCATGGGAGATGATGGGGCAAGAGGAATGAAAGAAATGAGAGATGCCGGAGCATATAATATTGCCCAGAATGAAGCCACCTGTGTTGTATTTGGTATGCCCAATGAAGCCATAAAACGAGATGCAGTGGACAAGGTTCTGCCTTTGGAAACAATATCATCTGCTGTAATAAGGGCATGTGCAAGATGA
- a CDS encoding chemotaxis protein CheD, translating to MRILEYQNSVQGIKRHVNIHIGEFHASSRPTVISTLLGSCVAVCLYDPITQIGGMNHILMPGKADMKRFDMAARYGINAMELLINKIMNLGGNRRSLVAKIFGGAKTIALISDNMSMGRKNIEFVKNFLKTESIKIISQDISGRRSRKIWFHTDTSEVFLRRGKPTIFNEVFDLEKQVQAKIRRNINKSGEITFFQ from the coding sequence ATGAGAATTTTAGAATATCAAAATTCAGTTCAGGGAATTAAGCGCCATGTAAATATCCATATAGGCGAATTTCATGCCAGCAGCCGTCCCACGGTAATTTCAACACTGCTGGGTTCATGTGTTGCAGTATGCCTGTATGATCCGATAACACAAATAGGCGGCATGAACCATATTCTAATGCCCGGAAAAGCTGATATGAAACGATTTGACATGGCAGCCCGATACGGCATTAATGCAATGGAACTTCTAATTAATAAAATAATGAACCTTGGAGGCAACAGGCGCAGTCTTGTTGCAAAAATCTTTGGAGGAGCAAAAACCATAGCTTTGATTTCAGATAATATGAGCATGGGGAGAAAAAATATAGAATTTGTCAAAAATTTTTTAAAAACAGAATCCATAAAAATCATCAGCCAGGATATTTCAGGCAGAAGATCCCGTAAAATCTGGTTTCATACAGATACATCAGAGGTTTTTCTAAGAAGAGGAAAACCGACCATTTTTAATGAAGTTTTTGATTTAGAAAAACAGGTACAGGCAAAAATCAGAAGAAATATAAACAAATCAGGAGAAATAACCTTTTTTCAATAA
- a CDS encoding deoxyguanosinetriphosphate triphosphohydrolase family protein has translation MHRYLNPEKLKNFLNQREKKLLSSLAVFSCNGVRRIPETEIDTGYRQAFSLDADRILHSLAYTRYIDKTQVFYLVKNDHITHRVLHVQLVSKIARTIGRFLGLNEDIIEAIALGHDLGHAPFGHEGEGFLSDLCKYQGIGSFCHNVQSVQFLDKAERKGRGLNLCLQTLDGILCHDGEVHNQAIKPEKDKNFETLDKETAEKKADNKKTLVPMTLEGCVVRFSDTIAYIGRDIEDAIRLNLVKRSDIPGKSSKILGNTNGTIVYNLVTDIIKNSFEHQFISFSQEISEALKRLKKFNYEKIYMNPRIKKYSNIIQKSFEVLFYEFLEDIQNNNHDSVIFTQFLADMSESYIINHSDAEIVRDFIAGMTDNYFLRQLPKGILPDNLKI, from the coding sequence ATGCACAGGTACTTAAATCCTGAAAAATTAAAAAACTTTTTAAATCAAAGAGAAAAAAAACTTTTATCTTCCCTGGCTGTATTCAGTTGTAATGGTGTAAGGCGAATTCCTGAGACAGAAATAGACACAGGTTACCGTCAGGCATTTTCTCTGGATGCAGACCGGATCCTCCATTCCCTGGCCTATACCCGTTATATTGATAAAACCCAGGTTTTTTACCTGGTAAAAAACGACCATATTACACACAGGGTGCTTCATGTGCAGCTTGTATCTAAAATTGCCAGGACTATAGGCAGGTTTCTTGGATTAAACGAGGATATCATAGAAGCTATTGCACTGGGACATGATCTTGGACATGCTCCTTTTGGTCATGAAGGTGAGGGATTTTTATCTGATTTGTGTAAATATCAGGGTATTGGCAGTTTTTGTCATAATGTTCAAAGTGTTCAATTCCTGGATAAGGCAGAGCGAAAAGGCAGGGGTTTGAATTTATGCCTTCAGACCTTAGACGGTATATTGTGTCATGATGGAGAGGTTCATAATCAGGCTATTAAGCCTGAAAAAGATAAAAATTTTGAAACCCTTGATAAGGAAACAGCAGAAAAAAAAGCTGATAATAAAAAAACTCTTGTGCCTATGACTCTGGAAGGGTGTGTTGTTCGTTTTTCCGATACTATTGCATATATTGGCAGAGATATTGAGGATGCCATAAGGCTTAATCTTGTCAAAAGATCAGATATACCTGGTAAAAGCTCCAAAATACTTGGCAATACCAATGGAACAATTGTTTATAATCTGGTAACAGATATTATTAAAAACAGTTTTGAGCATCAATTTATAAGTTTCAGCCAGGAAATATCTGAAGCATTGAAAAGATTAAAGAAATTTAATTATGAAAAAATTTACATGAATCCCAGGATAAAAAAATATTCAAATATCATACAAAAATCTTTTGAAGTTCTTTTTTATGAGTTTCTTGAAGATATTCAAAACAATAATCATGATTCAGTTATTTTTACCCAGTTTCTGGCTGATATGTCTGAATCATATATAATTAACCATTCAGATGCTGAGATTGTCAGGGATTTTATTGCAGGAATGACAGATAATTATTTTTTAAGACAATTGCCAAAAGGAATATTGCCTGATAATTTAAAAATATAA
- a CDS encoding response regulator yields the protein MQKNIILVIDDDPTQHIILRNYLKAAGYEVVHAEDGEQGLKIFEAKKPDLVLLDVQMPGLDGFQVLEKIKKSEDSNVAVLLLTALDYQHLKIQGLEFGADDYITKPFNKAELLARISAVLRRSDRSRRREGAMEGDLADVGVSDLLQSMELGMKTAVIRIRDIDAEIVVQSGKLLYARQGVFTGDQALLRIFLLEQGYFSVVFNEIPPYITGKPRSLTSILMNIANEVDNVFEIIRQMGVKDRRLQIKGDISEYPELEKISEILPANFIRIITAMSGTIKDNIKTLIDASQKRVLKIEQK from the coding sequence TTGCAGAAAAATATAATTTTAGTTATAGATGACGACCCTACCCAGCATATAATCCTGAGAAATTATCTAAAAGCTGCTGGCTATGAGGTTGTTCATGCAGAAGATGGTGAACAGGGACTTAAAATATTTGAAGCTAAAAAGCCTGACCTGGTTTTGCTTGATGTTCAAATGCCCGGCCTGGATGGTTTCCAGGTTCTTGAAAAAATAAAGAAAAGTGAAGACAGTAATGTTGCTGTACTCCTTTTAACTGCACTTGATTACCAGCATCTTAAAATCCAGGGACTTGAATTCGGAGCTGACGATTATATTACAAAGCCTTTTAATAAAGCTGAATTACTGGCAAGGATAAGTGCTGTGTTAAGGCGTTCAGACAGGAGCCGCCGCCGGGAAGGTGCCATGGAAGGCGATCTTGCTGATGTGGGAGTTTCTGACCTGCTTCAAAGCATGGAACTGGGAATGAAAACAGCAGTTATCAGGATAAGAGATATTGATGCTGAAATAGTAGTCCAAAGTGGAAAACTCCTTTATGCCCGTCAGGGAGTTTTTACAGGAGACCAGGCATTACTGCGAATTTTTCTGCTTGAGCAGGGGTATTTTTCCGTAGTTTTTAATGAAATACCTCCTTACATAACCGGAAAACCAAGGTCCCTTACTTCTATTTTAATGAATATAGCCAATGAAGTTGATAATGTTTTTGAAATTATCAGGCAGATGGGGGTTAAAGACCGGCGTTTACAGATTAAAGGGGATATCTCGGAATATCCTGAACTTGAAAAAATAAGTGAAATTCTTCCTGCGAACTTTATACGAATTATTACGGCAATGAGCGGAACAATCAAGGATAATATAAAAACCCTGATTGATGCTTCCCAAAAGCGTGTTTTAAAGATTGAACAAAAGTAA
- a CDS encoding sensor histidine kinase has protein sequence MKNQKLMEKSLSPERKQLKEVFEQAQYFTNIQFFKNLIDSLYDIVMILNKNRQIVFANKTLFEKFELEEKNVYGSRPGETLGCIHAFKEHGGCGTSNYCRSCGAAKAIYSSLANKSDIQECRISRKGTLSSLDIKVKTVPAFVHNEQFIIFIITDISHEKRRKAFERIFFHDIMNLAGGIRGLSQLLNLGHEDKRKEYEEHLIRNSDLLINEINAHKLLTQAENRELEVQTILINSGKIIDDAADIYKYHNAAYQKHIHKDENALHIDFYSDPVLLQRVLSNMIKNALEASKPGETITIGCDLMDQNIQFWVHNPGVMPEDVQLQIFQRSFSTKGKGRGLGTYSMMLLTEWYLKGNLSFISSEKKGTIFRASYPLSDNFKNI, from the coding sequence ATGAAAAATCAAAAATTAATGGAAAAAAGTTTATCACCAGAGAGAAAACAGCTTAAAGAGGTTTTTGAACAAGCCCAATATTTTACAAATATCCAGTTTTTTAAAAACCTTATTGATTCTTTATATGATATTGTAATGATTCTTAACAAAAACAGACAGATTGTGTTTGCCAACAAAACCCTTTTTGAAAAATTTGAGCTTGAGGAAAAAAATGTTTATGGATCACGTCCTGGTGAAACCCTGGGGTGTATTCATGCATTTAAAGAACACGGGGGATGCGGAACCTCAAATTATTGCAGGTCATGCGGGGCTGCAAAAGCAATTTACAGCAGCCTTGCCAATAAATCAGATATTCAGGAATGCAGGATATCAAGAAAAGGAACCCTGAGTTCCCTTGATATTAAAGTCAAAACTGTTCCCGCATTTGTTCATAATGAACAATTCATAATTTTTATTATTACTGACATAAGCCATGAAAAAAGAAGAAAAGCATTTGAACGGATATTTTTTCATGATATAATGAATCTTGCAGGAGGCATAAGAGGGCTTTCCCAGCTTCTTAATTTAGGACATGAAGACAAAAGAAAAGAATATGAAGAACATCTCATAAGAAATTCAGATTTATTAATAAATGAGATTAATGCTCATAAACTTTTAACCCAGGCTGAAAACAGGGAACTTGAGGTTCAGACAATTCTTATAAATTCAGGAAAGATTATTGATGATGCTGCAGATATATATAAATATCACAATGCTGCATATCAAAAACATATACATAAAGATGAAAATGCTTTGCATATTGATTTTTACAGTGACCCGGTTTTATTGCAAAGGGTTTTGAGCAATATGATTAAAAATGCCCTTGAAGCTTCAAAACCCGGGGAAACAATTACAATAGGCTGTGATTTAATGGATCAAAACATCCAATTCTGGGTACACAATCCAGGGGTAATGCCTGAAGATGTCCAGCTCCAGATTTTCCAGCGTTCTTTTTCTACAAAAGGAAAAGGCAGAGGGCTTGGAACATACAGCATGATGTTATTAACAGAATGGTATCTTAAAGGAAATTTATCGTTTATATCATCTGAAAAAAAAGGAACAATTTTCAGGGCATCTTATCCATTATCCGACAATTTTAAAAATATCTGA
- a CDS encoding vWA domain-containing protein, translating to MKKNHFKPVVIIGCLIVLTCAALAYTAQKNQASPLNSTIHEKNGILAVSGRLAQEKIFKGGDGSASLSLTITADDIFTETREKNNVDMVIVLDQSGSMQGKKIEDARTSVRNLISQLGSADRFALVTYSSGVHKYSNLMQMNPANQKYMQQMVNNIYAGGGTNLGAGLQAGINILKNAEKNGNLGRIILISDGLANEGITEPGSLGNMASTALENEFSISTAGIGSDFNEQLMTSLADRGTGNYYYLENPNAFAEVFQKEFHKTQTSAATGVKIQVPLDKGISLVSASGYPIEVKNNTAVFYPGDLGSGQTRNLFLNFRLAADSEKTFEISNITVNYQYKGQNYSASTPSPFYITCAADKQSVISSIKKDVWERKIIQDDYNKLKDEVAADIKAGKQDAAIQKIEEYHKKNQALNEVVQAPAVKENLQKGVKNLRDLVSATFDGGKEEVAAKQKRNSKALQFEAYKDQRK from the coding sequence ATGAAAAAGAATCATTTCAAACCAGTTGTGATTATCGGATGCCTGATTGTATTAACATGTGCTGCCCTGGCATACACAGCCCAGAAAAACCAGGCTTCCCCCCTTAACAGCACAATACATGAAAAAAACGGTATTCTTGCCGTTTCCGGCCGTCTTGCCCAGGAAAAAATATTTAAAGGCGGAGACGGGTCTGCATCCCTGTCTCTTACCATCACTGCTGATGATATTTTTACGGAAACCAGGGAAAAGAATAATGTTGATATGGTTATAGTCCTGGATCAAAGCGGTTCCATGCAGGGAAAAAAGATCGAAGATGCCAGGACTTCTGTTAGAAATCTTATTTCACAGCTTGGCAGTGCAGACAGGTTTGCCCTGGTAACATATTCAAGCGGGGTGCATAAATATTCTAATCTTATGCAGATGAATCCTGCAAACCAGAAATATATGCAGCAGATGGTAAACAATATTTACGCTGGAGGAGGAACCAACCTGGGAGCAGGCCTTCAGGCAGGCATTAATATTTTAAAAAACGCAGAGAAAAACGGAAACCTGGGGCGTATTATTCTCATATCTGACGGACTGGCAAATGAAGGAATTACAGAGCCTGGAAGTCTCGGCAATATGGCATCAACAGCCCTGGAAAACGAATTTTCCATAAGTACTGCGGGTATTGGCAGTGATTTTAACGAGCAGTTAATGACATCCCTGGCTGACAGGGGAACCGGGAATTATTATTATCTTGAAAATCCCAATGCTTTTGCAGAAGTTTTTCAAAAGGAATTTCATAAAACACAGACATCAGCAGCCACAGGTGTAAAAATTCAAGTTCCCCTGGATAAAGGAATAAGCCTGGTAAGCGCTTCAGGTTATCCAATTGAGGTAAAAAATAATACAGCAGTTTTTTATCCCGGGGATTTGGGATCAGGCCAGACCCGGAACCTGTTTCTTAATTTCAGGCTTGCCGCAGATTCTGAAAAAACATTTGAAATCAGCAATATAACTGTAAACTATCAATATAAAGGCCAAAATTATTCAGCATCAACACCCAGTCCTTTTTACATAACCTGCGCGGCAGATAAACAAAGCGTTATTTCATCAATAAAAAAAGATGTCTGGGAAAGAAAAATCATCCAGGATGATTATAACAAGCTCAAAGACGAGGTTGCAGCAGATATTAAAGCTGGAAAGCAGGATGCAGCCATTCAAAAAATTGAAGAATATCATAAAAAAAATCAAGCTCTTAATGAAGTGGTGCAGGCTCCTGCTGTTAAGGAAAATCTGCAAAAAGGCGTTAAAAATCTCCGTGATCTTGTGTCAGCCACCTTTGACGGGGGAAAAGAAGAGGTTGCAGCAAAACAGAAAAGAAATTCAAAGGCCCTTCAGTTTGAAGCTTATAAAGACCAGCGAAAATAA
- a CDS encoding PspA/IM30 family protein → MSIMTRIIRLWKADIHGVMDQFEDKSLLMNQYLRDMEEALEENEAQLKHKIDSRSQIRADYEKYSKEVEKIETDLEAAIEKDKDDIAKFLIKKLRPVKNYQDELERHARNLDKEIVQMRETFEEQKLQYDRLRLKAKEHFKNMKNDVWNRSSYAFEPDPGYREMCEEEIEMELLRRREALKGGKKI, encoded by the coding sequence ATGAGCATTATGACAAGAATAATAAGACTCTGGAAAGCTGATATTCACGGTGTTATGGATCAGTTTGAAGACAAATCCCTTCTTATGAACCAGTATCTCAGGGACATGGAAGAAGCTCTTGAGGAAAACGAAGCCCAGTTAAAGCATAAAATTGATTCCCGCTCCCAGATAAGGGCTGATTATGAAAAATATTCAAAAGAGGTTGAAAAGATTGAAACAGACCTGGAAGCTGCCATTGAAAAGGATAAGGATGATATTGCAAAATTTTTGATTAAAAAATTGAGACCTGTGAAAAACTACCAGGATGAGCTTGAACGCCATGCCAGGAATCTTGATAAAGAAATTGTACAGATGCGTGAAACCTTTGAAGAACAGAAACTTCAATATGACAGGCTCAGGCTCAAAGCAAAAGAGCATTTTAAAAATATGAAAAATGATGTGTGGAACCGGTCTTCATACGCTTTTGAACCTGATCCTGGATACAGGGAAATGTGCGAGGAGGAGATCGAAATGGAACTGCTGCGGCGCAGGGAAGCTTTGAAAGGAGGTAAAAAAATATGA